ACTATCTTGACTATCGAAGGCAACCCGCTTGGCAGTCCAGGGAAGTTATGTACCTGGCCGCCCTTGCCTAGGAAATCTTTACTTTTTTAAGAGCTTATGAATGGTTTCCAAGAGTTCTTCCGGTTGATAGGGCTTTGTAATGTAAGCATCGCCCCCCTGCTTCAGCCCCCAATAACGATCAAATTCTTCACTTTTAGTCGTGAACATAATGACCGGAATATCCTTTGTTTTCGGCTCATTTTTGAGCCAACGACACAGTTCATAACCATTCATGTTAGGCATGATGATATCGGTGACCACGATGTCCGGACAACTGGCCTGAATTTTTTCTTTGGCCTCCACACCATCACTGGCCTGAACCACGGTCAAACCATGTTTAATCAGGAGATCTAAGACCATTTCTCGTATCGTAGAGCTGTCGTCCACAATCAGAACTGTACTCATAACTCCTTACCCAGATTTTTGGCTTGCAATATCATCAGTATAGGTAGTTTACCTCACAATCCCCAGATCGCAGAATCCCTGACCCGCGATCGCCACTCCCTATCTTCCCTGATCATGCCAACATCAGACAAGGTTGCGCCGCAACTTTTAGAACTAAAAACACGCTTGACAGAAATTAACGATATTGAGTCGGCAGCGGCCCTTTTGTCGTGGGATCAGGCTAC
Above is a genomic segment from Neosynechococcus sphagnicola sy1 containing:
- a CDS encoding response regulator; this translates as MSTVLIVDDSSTIREMVLDLLIKHGLTVVQASDGVEAKEKIQASCPDIVVTDIIMPNMNGYELCRWLKNEPKTKDIPVIMFTTKSEEFDRYWGLKQGGDAYITKPYQPEELLETIHKLLKK